One part of the Prunus persica cultivar Lovell chromosome G5, Prunus_persica_NCBIv2, whole genome shotgun sequence genome encodes these proteins:
- the LOC18777311 gene encoding polynucleotide 5'-hydroxyl-kinase NOL9, with product MASRSEPENPSPNIYIPPEWSEAADCIAYDSVTSPPPIAIVCGAKNCGKSTFSRYLLNILLQRYKKVGYLDTDVGQPEFSPPGFLSLTVVDEVTPDLTIPHLKTPERCLFFGDVSSKRNPTTYLNYIFALYDYYQKEYCLFDKSASPAKVGLPLVVNTPGWVKGVGYDILVDMLKYMAPTHVVKINISAESKNLPCGAFWLDEDHDGMLNLIEINSARQDSFNRSVLVQKDARLLRDVRIMAYFRQCFSSNLNITTIKELAHALASHPPYEVPISSIKIRHLHCQVPGSEIFYSLNATIVGLAVSSERTEDLPWCVGLGIVRGIDTFKGLVYVITPVPRGTLEKVNLLLQGFIQIPTGLLQVQGCISPYMSANVLSAS from the exons atGGCTTCACGTTCAGAACCCGAAAACCCGTCGCCGAACATTTACATACCGCCAGAGTGGTCCGAGGCCGCAGACTGTATAGCATACGACTCAGTCACTTCGCCGCCTCCCATTGCCATAGTATGTGGCGCCAAAAACTGCGGAAAATCCACCTTTTCCCGCTACCTCCTGAACATTCTGCTCCAGAG GTATAAAAAAGTTGGTTACTTGGATACAGATGTTGGTCAACCTGAGTTTAGTCCACCTGGTTTTCTATCTCTCACTGTGGTAGATGAAGTGACTCCAG ATTTGACAATCCCACATCTGAAGACACCGGAGAG ATGTCTTTTCTTCGGTGATGTTTCTTCGAAGAGGAATCCTACAACATACTTGAATTATATATTTGCTTTATATGATTACTATCAGAAGGAATACTGCTTGTTTGACAAGAGTGCTAGCCCTGCTAAAGTTGGATTGCCTCTTGTTGTGAATACTCCTGGCTGGGTGAAAG GTGTTGGTTATGATATATTGGTGGATATGTTGAAGTATATGGCCCCTACCCATGTTGTTAAAATAAACATATCTGCTGAGAGTAAGAATCTACCATGTGGGGCATTCTGGTTAGATGAGGATCATGATGGGATGCTAAATCTAATAGAGATCAATTCAGCTCGTCAGGACTCTTTCAATAGATC GGTTCTAGTACAAAAGGATGCGCGCCTGTTGCGTGATGTACGAATAATGGCTTATTTCAGACAGTGCTTTTCAAGTAACCTGAACATTACTACTATTAAAGAACTGGCTCATGCTTTGGCCTCTCACCCTCCTTATGAAGTTCCAATATCTAGCATTAAGATTAGACATCTGCATTGCCAG GTCCCAGGTTCTGAGATCTTCTATAGTTTGAACGCAACCATTGTTGGCTTGGCAGTTAGCTCTGAAAGAACGGAAGATTTACCTTGGTGTGTTGGTCTTG GAATTGTGAGAGGCATTGACACATTCAAAGGCTTGGTATATGTGATAACACCTGTTCCAAGAGGCACTCTGGAAAAGGTCAATCTTCTTCTGCAAGGTTTTATCCAAATTCCTACTGGTTTGTTGCAG GTCCAGGGGTGCATATCACCTTATATGTCTGCGAATGTTTTGTCTGCAAGCTAA
- the LOC18776910 gene encoding 5-formyltetrahydrofolate cyclo-ligase, mitochondrial produces the protein MAGRLVVALMAQSCTLATPPSAVAAISLKLSRAAILRPPPSYAPPSLSTRTITMNINSQEQQQDNLDGIFKQKRILRSKVRKALKAMDPTLRSHEDNAIQSIVLEAPWFRSCQRLCAYICCSALREVDTSNVLSAILQSPLKEGDARVRKKLYVPRVEDKNCHMRMLNISCIDDLVANSMNILEPAPIDADGNEREDVLQASDPVDLFLLPGLAFDRSGRRLGRGGGYYDTFLKNYQELAKTRNWKQPLLVALSYSVQILDEGVPVTPHDILVDALVSPAGVIPISPAALDRMRP, from the exons ATGGCAGGTAGGTTGGTGGTGGCGCTGATGGCCCAATCGTGCACATTAGCAACTCCCCCATCAGCCGTAGCCGCAATTTCCCTCAAACTCTCCCGCGCCGCTATCCTTCGCCCTCCCCCTTCATACGCACCACCATCGCTTTCCACTCGAACAATCACAATGAACATCAACAGTCAAGAACAACAGCAAGACAATCTCGACGGCATATTCAAGCAGAAACGGATCCTACGGTCCAAAGTCCGCAAAGCCCTCAAGGCCATGGACCCCACACTCAGATCCCATGAAG ATAATGCAATCCAGAGTATTGTGTTGGAAGCTCCGTGGTTTAGATCTTGTCAAAGATTATGTGCATATATATGCTGCAGTGCTTTGAGGGAAGTTGATACCTCCAACGTGTTGTCTGCAATTCTTCAAAGTCCACTCAAAG AGGGTGATGCGCGGGTGAGGAAAAAGCTTTATGTTCCGCGGGTGGAGGACAAGAATTGTCACATGAGAATGCTCAACATCTCATGTATTGATGATCTTGTTGCGAATTCGATGAACATTTTAGAACCAGCTCCAATCGATGCTGATGGAAATGAACGGGAAGATG TTTTACAGGCAAGCGACCCAGTTGATTTGTTCCTCTTACCGG GACTAGCATTTGACAGATCTGGGAGACGCTTGGGTCGTGGTGGAGG TTATTATGATACCTTCCTGAAGAACTACCAAGAGCTTGCAAAAACACGCAATTGGAAGCAACCACTCCTTG TTGCACTGTCCTATTCTGTACAAATATTGGATGAAGGTGTACCGGTCACTCCACATGACATTCTGGTGGATGCGCTTGTGTCCCCGGCGGGTGTTATTCCCATCAGCCCAGCAGCTTTAGACAG GATGAGGCCTTGA
- the LOC18776282 gene encoding germin-like protein subfamily T member 2, whose translation MVTSSSSSLILFCLTVSLLLLLLPLPSHCADPDPLLDLCVANLTASTSSSYFPCKLPSEVTADDFVFDGLSKQGNVTNLFGVAVTTGNVLSFPGLNTLGLSMNRVDFGPGGINPPHSHPRASEIGIVIEGTILSGIVTTKNVYYGKVATAGQVFAVPRGLVHFELNLGQTKALFFTAFNSHLPGSTVLPLSLFAAAPSIPMEVLTKTYLVDEDAINAMKSKFVF comes from the coding sequence ATGGtcacctcatcatcatcaagcttGATATTGTTCTGCCTCACAGTTtcattgcttcttcttcttcttcccttgCCCTCCCATTGTGCAGACCCTGATCCTTTACTAGACTTGTGTGTGGCAAACTTGACTGCCTCCACATCATCTAGCTACTTCCCCTGCAAACTCCCCTCGGAGGTTACTGCAGATGACTTTGTCTTCGACGGGCTGAGCAAGCAAGGTAACGTCACGAACCTCTTTGGGGTGGCTGTGACAACCGGGAATGTCCTTTCGTTCCCGGGGCTCAACACTCTCGGGTTATCCATGAACAGAGTTGACTTTGGGCCAGGTGGGATTAACCCGCCTCACTCGCACCCTCGTGCTAGTGAGATTGGGATTGTCATTGAAGGGACGATCCTTTCAGGGATTGTGACAACTAAGAATGTGTACTACGGTAAGGTCGCGACTGCGGGGCAAGTGTTTGCGGTTCCAAGGGGACTTGTTCACTTTGAGCTAAATCTTGGGCAAACAAAGGCCCTTTTCTTCACAGCTTTCAACAGCCACTTGCCTGGCTCCACTGTTCTTCCTCTAAGTCTATTTGCTGCGGCCCCTTCAATCCCAATGGAAGTGCTGACCAAGACCTATCTAGTGGATGAAGATGCGATCAACGCCAtgaaatccaagttcgtcttttaa
- the LOC18777686 gene encoding serine/threonine-protein phosphatase PP2A catalytic subunit, which produces MPPHADLDRQIEHLMQCKPLPEPEVKTLCEQARAILVEEWNVQPVKCPVTVCGDIHGQFHDLVELFRIGGSAPDTNYLFMGDYVDRGYYSVETVTLLVALKVRYRDRITILRGNHESRQITQVYGFYDECLRKYGNANVWKHFTDLFDYLPLTALIESQIFCLHGGLSPSLDTLDNIRALDRIQEVPHEGPMCDLLWSDPDDRCGWGISPRGAGYTFGQDIAAQFNHTNGLSLISRAHQLVMEGYNWCQEKNVVTVFSAPNYCYRCGNMAAILEIGENMEQNFLQFDPAPRQVEPDATRRTPDYFL; this is translated from the exons ATGCCACCGCACGCCGATCTGGACCGTCAGATTGAGCACTTGATGCAGTGCAAGCCTCTGCCGGAGCCAGAGGTGAAGACGCTGTGCGAGCAAGCGAGGGCGATTTTGGTCGAGGAATGGAATGTGCAACCGGTGAAGTGCCCCGTCACGGTTTGCGGAGACATCCATGGCCAGTTCCACGACCTCGTCGAGCTCTTTCGGATCGGCGGCAGCGCCCCCGATACCAATTACCTCTTCATGGGCGACTATGTAG ATCGAGGATACTACTCAGTGGAGACTGTCACACTTCTAGTGGCCCTGAAAGTACGTTACAGAGATAGAATTACAATTCTTAGAGGAAATCATGAGAGTCGGCAAATAACTCAAGT GTATGGTTTCTATGATGAGTGTTTGAGGAAATATGGAAATGCTAATGTCTGGAAGCATTTCACTGACCTTTTTGATTATCTTCCGCTCACAGCCTTGATCGAGAGTcag ATCTTTTGCTTGCATGGCGGACTCTCCCCCTCTTTAGATACTTTAGACAACATTCGTGCTCTGGACCGGATACAAGAG GTTCCTCATGAAGGTCCGATGTGTGATCTCTTGTGGTCTGATCCGGATGACCGATGTGGATGGGGAATATCTCCTCGGGGCGCAGGGTATACATTTGGACAAGATATAGCAGCCCAATTTAATCATACTAATGGGCTGAGTCTTATTTCTAGAGCTCACCAGCTTGTGATGGAAGGCTACAATTGGTGCCAG GAAAAGAATGTTGTCACGGTGTTTAGTGCTCCAAATTACTGCTATCGGTGTGGAAATATGGCTGCAATTCTTGAGATTGGAGAGAATATGGAGCAGAATTTCCTTCAGTTTGACCCAGCACCTCGGCAGGTTGAGCCTGATGCAACACGCAGAACTCCAGACTATTTTTTGTAA
- the LOC18778126 gene encoding probable myosin-binding protein 5, whose product MAKRSFTRYVEQELGKLPHFVIYALLEWTLIILLFIDGFLAFAANEFAKFFELRIPCWLCTRIDHILVHRDQDFYYNDSICEAHRKDVSYLAYCHNHKKLSDIRKMCEACLLSFATEKESDCDTYKSLVGILHKDLECFVEDDYHQIQLSVPAARTWEEAAGQVENSGSIVQVSCSCCGVPLKMSSTSSAYPKGKNGSALAHAPAPSPRAPLRNDENRGLELPHIRYTELKLMSDHESELPEDEYGSHPPNRDSQSVKEDPKASAVPSLTEGDDLTDDANRTPVFGKGNRFFGIPLTDSATNSPRVAMRISRKSPLEKGSDFVLESADGSTPNDADCDSILHRLKRQVRLDRKSLMALYMELDEERSASAVAANNAMAMITRLQAEKAAVQMEALQYQRMMEEQAEYDQEALEATYDLLAKREEELRIIEAEVEAYREKYGLLKEFGYEAGEEVKGLNNGEHNGETTPNDQVMSSKDENVEGALAESLKPLKEEKTYLLGRMKKLDKRSNLSANGFHSLQGSDGLNHPDDEIGNGNKAALTRQLSLLSHLSERVKALESDTGFLEYAAKTLEKHSEGTQLLTEITQNLQKLRHLVMMPPEKNSGLP is encoded by the exons ATGGCCAAGCGATCCTTTACTCGTTATGTCGAACAAGAGCTGGGAAAGTTGCCGCATTTCGTGATCTATGCTTTGCTCGAATGGACGTTAATCATTCTGCTTTTCATTGATGGGTTCCTTGCCTTTGCTGCCAATGAATTTGCCAAGTTCTTCGAGCTGAGAATCCCATGTTGGCTCTGCACCAGAATCGATCACATCCTCGTTCATAGGGACCAAGATTTTTATTACAATGATTCCATTTGTGAAGCTCACAGGAAAGATGTTTCATATCTTGCTTATTGCCACAACCACAAGAAGCTGTCTGATATAAGAAAGATGTGTGAGGCATGCCTGCTTTCATTTGCCACTGAGAAAGAATCTGATTGCGATACATACAAGTCCTTGGTTGGTATTTTGCACAAGGATCTTGAGTGCTTTGTTGAGGATGATTACCACCAAATTCAGCTGAGTGTGCCTGCAGCAAGGACATGGGAGGAGGCAGCAGGGCAGGTTGAGAATAGTGGCAGCATTGTTCAGGTTTCATGTTCGTGTTGTGGCGTGCCATTGAAGATGAGCTCTACTTCCTCGGCCTATCCTAAGGGCAAAAATGGCAGCGCATTAGCACATGCTCCGGCTCCTTCTCCACGAGCACCGTTGAGAAACGATGAGAATCGTGGTTTGGAGTTGCCCCACATTCGTTACACAGAACTCAAACTTATGTCTGATCACGAGTCCGAGCTTCCAGAGGACGAGTATGGATCACACCCACCAAATCGTGACTCTCAAT CAGTCAAGGAAGATCCCAAAGCTTCTGCAGTGCCATCATTGACAGAAGGTGATGACTTAACTGATGATGCAAACAGAACACCTGTTTTTGGCAAAGGAAACAGGTTTTTTGGGATCCCACTTACAGATTCAGCTACAAATAGTCCCAGGGTGGCTATGAGGATTTCAAGGAAATCACCACTGGAAAAAGGTAGCGACTTTGTGTTAGAATCTGCCGACGGGAGCACTCCAAATGATGCCGATTGTGATTCCATTTTGCACCGGTTGAAGAGACAGGTCCGGTTGGATAGGAAGTCGCTGATGGCTTTGTACATGGAGCTGGATGAAGAAAGAAGTGCTTCAGCTGTTGCAGCAAACAATGCAATGGCCATGATCACCCGGCTACAAGCAGAGAAGGCTGCTGTTCAGATGGAGGCCTTACAATATCAGAGAATGATGGAGGAACAGGCAGAGTATGATCAGGAAGCCCTGGAAGCAACATATGATCTGCTTGcaaagagagaggaagagctCAGGATTATAGAAGCTGAAGTAGAGGCTTATAGAGAAAAATATGGATTGCTCAAGGAATTTGGCTATGAGGCTGGTGAAGAGGTCAAAGGCTTGAACAATGGTGAGCATAATGGGGAGACCACACCCAATGATCAAGTCATGTCATCAAAGGACGAGAACGTAGAGGGAGCGCTTGCTGAATCTTTGAAACCTTTGAAAGAGGAGAAAACCTACCTCCTGGGTCGGATGAAGAAACTCGATAAGAGAAGTAACTTATCAGCTAACGGGTTCCATTCCTTGCAGGGCTCTGATGGTCTGAATCATCCTGATGATGAGATAG GAAATGGAAACAAAGCTGCTCTAACAAGGCAATTGTCATTATTGTCTCATCTTAGTGAAAGGGTGAAGGCCCTTGAATCAGACACTGGATTCTTAGAATATGCTGCTAAGACACTTGAGAAACATAGCGAAGGAACACAACTTTTGACAGAGATAACTCAAAACTTGCAGAAGCTTCGGCACCTTGTCATGATGCCCCCGGAGAAAAACAGCGGAttaccttaa
- the LOC18776250 gene encoding germin-like protein subfamily T member 2, whose product MITSSSFPFLCLTISVLFLLPLPSSYSADPDPLQDLCVADLSASTPADYNFPCKPISEITSDDFFFDGLTKPGNKTKVFGVSVSAGNVLTFPGLNTLGISLNRVGFAPRGIVPPHSHPRASEVGVVMEGKILTGFVTTKNVFYSKVLTAGEVFVIPRGLVHFQLNVGEGEALEFTAFNSHLPGSAAVPLNLFSATPSISDHVLTKTFLVGEDIIDNIRSKFRF is encoded by the coding sequence ATGATCACCTCATCAAGCTTCCCATTTCTCTGCCTCACAATCTCTgtactctttcttcttcccttGCCCTCCTCCTATTCTGCAGACCCTGATCCATTACAAGACCTGTGCGTGGCAGATTTAAGTGCCTCCACACCAGCCGATTATAACTTTCCCTGCAAACCCATCTCAGAGATCACATCAGATGACTTTTTCTTCGACGGCCTGACCAAACCAGGAAACAAAACCAAAGTTTTTGGGGTATCTGTATCAGCTGGCAATGTCCTCACATTTCCTGGGCTCAACACTCTTGGCATATCACTCAACAGAGTTGGGTTTGCGCCACGTGGCATCGTCCCACCTCACTCACACCCTCGAGCCAGTGAGGTTGGGGTCGTCATGGAAGGCAAGATCCTCACTGGTTTTGTGACGACTAAGAATGTTTTTTACTCCAAGGTTTTGACTGCTGGGGAGGTTTTTGTGATTCCCAGAGGGCTTGTTCACTTTCAGCTCAATGTTGGAGAAGGTGAAGCCCTTGAGTTTACTGCTTTCAACAGTCACTTGCCTGGTTCTGCTGCGGTTCCTTTGAATCTATTTTCTGCCACGCCTTCGATCTCTGACCATGTGTTGACCAAGACGTTTCTAGTGGGTGAAGATATTATTGATAACATTAGATCCAAGTTTAGGTTTTGA